The following proteins come from a genomic window of Phacochoerus africanus isolate WHEZ1 chromosome 9, ROS_Pafr_v1, whole genome shotgun sequence:
- the EGLN3 gene encoding prolyl hydroxylase EGLN3, which translates to MPLGHIMRLDLEKIALEYIVPCLHEVGFCYLDNFLGEVVGDCVLERVKQLHCTGALRDGQLAGPRAGVSKRHLRGDQITWIGGNEEGCEAISFLLSLLDRLVLYCGSRLGKYYVKERSKAMVACYPGNGTGYVRHVDNPNGDGRCITCIYYLNKNWDAKLHGGILRIFPEGKSFIADVEPIFDRLLFFWSDRRNPHEVQPSYATRYAMTVWYFDAEERAEAKKKFRNLTRKTEPALTED; encoded by the exons ATGCCCCTAGGACACATCATGAGGCTGGATCTGGAGAAAATCGCCCTGGAGTATATCGTGCCCTGTCTGCACGAGGTCGGCTTCTGCTACCTGGACAACTTTTTGGGCGAGGTGGTGGGCGATTGTGTCCTGGAGCGCGTCAAGCAGCTGCACTGCACCGGGGCCCTGCGGGACGGCCAGCTGGCCGGGCCCCGCGCGGGCGTTTCCAAGCGGCACCTGCGGGGCGACCAGATCACGTGGATCGGAGGCAACGAGGAAGGCTGCGAGGCCATCAGCTTCCTCCTGTCCCTCCTCGACAGGCTGGTCCTGTACTGCGGGAGCCGGCTGGGCAAATACTACGTCAAGGAAAGGTCCAAG GCGATGGTGGCTTGCTACCCAGGAAATGGAACAGGTTACGTTCGACATGTTGACAACCCCAACGGCGACGGCCGCTGCATCACCTGCATCTACTATCTGAACAAGAATTGGGATGCCAAG CTACACGGTGGGATCCTGCGGATATTTCCAGAAGGGAAATCATTCATAGCAGATGTGGAGCCCATTTTTGACAGACTCTTGTTCTTCTGGTCAGACCGCAGGAACCCACATGAAGTCCAACCTTCCTATGCGACCAG ATATGCCATGACTGTTTGGTACTTCGATGCTGAAGAGAGGGCCGAAGCCAAAAAGAAATTCAGGAATTTGACTA GGAAAACCGAGCCTGCCCTCACTGAGGACTGA